GTATTAGCTGTTGTTGAGATCTGAGTTGGTGGCACCCAGTGAAGGGTCACTGTGGGGGAGACGAAGGCGGGTAAGTGAAAAGGACTTGACTACTTCATCATCACATATGGGCAAATgtcaacatttataaatatatgcacGACCAGACTTCATCTACTTGAAATTCTAAGGGAAATATTTAAAGGGAAGCCtgtttccccccaaaaaaaaaacaacattcatCTCCAGTGCTAATGGAAGCAACAAGTCTCAATTATTTGTTCAGCATTCACTACATATTACTGAGCACCAATCAGGCATTGGGCACATTGATGGGCATTGAATACAGAGAAAAATAGGATCGGTTCCAGCTCCTGGTGGAGCCAACAGACAAGAGAGAGAGATGTGAACAAGCAAATGTAAAAAAGTGGTAGGgtatctaaaataaaatgaagatataaaaattttgaaaaggaaatagcaaatgttggcaaggatgaggAGCAGCTGGAATGTATATACGATGCAGGCAAGATTATAAAATGGTAAAACCACTTTGAAGAACTGgttgggaattttttaaaaagttaaatatacatcTATGAGCTAACAGTTCCATCCTTAGGTATTAGCCCAAGAGATAAGAACATGTCATAAAAAAGGTTGGTACAAAATATTCATAGAAGTCTTATTCATAACAGCCATAAACTGGAAATAATCCAGAGATCCATTAACAAGAAAATGAGTAAGCAAGTTGTAGTGTATCATTACAAGGGAATGCTAATCAgtaattaaaagaaacaatgatTGAAACATGCAATAACATGAATTTCAAAAAACCTTTTGTTGAGCAAAATAAGATGAACACATAAATCAATCTAAATGAGTTCCAAGAACAGACAAAGCTAATGCATAGTCATAGAGGTCAGAAAGTGGTTGCCTTTAGGCCAGGACAGAGTGAGAGAAGTAAATAGAGAAAAGATCACATGGAAACTTTACCAGGGGAGGGAATTACTCTCTATCTTGTTTTAGGTATTAGTTACAAAGGTGTATGCAACTGTCAAACCTAATGAACTGAACACTTAACATCTGTGCATTGTATTGAATAGGGAAAAAACAGAACTTATCTTTGAAAATGCTTTGTTGACCTGAGTAGAATGCCTTAGTTCTATGTTCCTTTTTATCTAGACAATTCCTAATCAAGCCTCAAACACCAGGTCAACCACTTCTACGCTCTGTGCAGTTTTCCCCAGAAAAAGTTACTTATGCTCCCACAAATCCAGACGTTCCCATAGCTGGTGTTCTTAAGAGTATGTTATGCAGtagattttaatttctgtttacTACTAGTTCCCCCTAACGGGTAGGAGTGGGAGGCGggataaagaaagaaagtagaagaaCTCCATGTTCTCATGCCAGACTTACCGTAGTTTTTGTAGTTTACAGTTTGGGTGCCTTAGCTCTTGATTAAAAATCTTCATTGCTAATTCATCAAGGTTGCTGTGACACAAGATCACTTCTCTCAAGTGTTCGTTTGTATGAAGCACAGAACAGAGGTCTTGCCACCAATGAAAAATGTGACTGCCAGACCTTTGCCTAAaggattagaaaaagaaaagaccaacAAATCTGTTTCAGCTCAGGCAACTCTTAGAAGATGGTACTGAGTGAAAACAAGTGTCCTTTGCTACTCAGTTAGAAGTAACTCAAAAGAGTGGTTGGAATTTGGAGTCTATATACCTCAATTACTAGaggaaaggcagagggagaaagggCACTTATAGGAAAACAAATGGCTTTTTGGTAAGGTAAACGGGCCCCTTGGAGGAGAGCCTGAAGATATGATGGTGATAATAATGTCTGAGTGTGGTGCCAACTGCTGCCTTCACAAAGACAAGATTAGAGTTACTCTGGGGAGGGGATTTATGACAGCTAATTTAAAAAGCTGAGATCTTTTGGAAGGCTCCGCTTTTAGGCAAATAAGGAATTTTGGGAACTCAGATgcctttaattcaaaataattcttatgTAAAAAACTACGTAGTTTGAAATGGCAATATAGTGATCCACTTcactactcaataaatattggttccCCCGTGCCTTGCTTAAATTGGGATGAATGACATTGCAGAGGGGTGGTCTCTACATCACTCAGGGTCTTAAATTTGAGAAAACTTAAATTTGAGATTGAGGTGGTAAATCATTCATTCAGACATTCAAGGGCTTACTgcatactatgtataaaatggtgAACAAGAGATCCCGCTCTTGTGAGGTTTACAATGTAGTTATGTCATAAAATAGGCTGAGGTCACCTATAATGTCTCCTTTAAAAAAACACAGGATTCTCGGTCTCTTATTTTCACAACAATGGCAACTCTAGTATCAGATAACACTATAACATAGATGAGGGGAAAGTAGCACAAAGACTAGCAATACAGGTGCTAGAATTCCTTCCTAATACTTATTATTAGGCATAAAATACATTCTAATGTTCTGGGTTCAATCATGTCTTCTATAAGTAGAACTATGAAGTCAGAATTAAGAAAACTGACTGCAGGTGATTACTCACAACTCCCTAAGGACAGGAAAGGTCATAGCATCCCAGCCTACAATTCCTACTTCCACAGTTCCAAGACAAATGAATGCATGTTCTTATAAGAGGAATACATTTGTATGTAATGGCAATGAGAAAACTTGGGTAAAGTTGGAAAACCAAATACCTATAATCAGATGTGTAACCTCAATCAAGTTATGTTCCTTCTTGGTACCTCAGTTTTTTataagtaaaatggaaataacagcaCCTATGTAGGATTATTGGAGACTAAATGAGCTGGTACTTAGAGGGATACTGGGTATGTGTTAagcaaatgttagctattatttgaTCTGTGCTTTAATCAATAACTGATAACTGTAACTTTCTGGGTGaacttctctgaatctcagttttataatcttaaaaataaattgagataTGGTTTTGACCAGCATTAGCTTGGATAACATGTTAAATATTCTGTGATTATATAGCTGTGTGCcacatgaagtgaagtcgctcagtctgtccgactctttgtgaccccatggactgtagcctaccaggattctccgtccatgggatttcccaggcaagaatactggagcgggttgccattcccttctccaggggatcttcccgacccagggatcgaacccaggtctcctgcaatgcaagcagACGcgttaccctctgagccaccagggaagccccaagccctTAATCAATTAAATCTGGAACTGATACCATAGTTCAAGAGAGTTAGAAAAAGTAACTTGAGAAAGGAGAGAGGGTAAAATATTATGCATAAAATGCTGAAGGTGCATTTAGTCTTTCAAAACACTCCTTCAGCACCTACTATTTCTTATCTCACTATTTATGGTGATAAAGGGCTAAATCTTTCATGCAAAGGCCAAACTATATCAGGGTAATAGGGAAGGTGAGTGAGGTCAGTAAAGTGAAACAGCCCAGACAAATGAGCTATGTACTCTGGGTTCAGCAAGAAATTCctggtctctgtttttttaaaaagaatatattatagTGGACGGAAGTTAGCACTGTGCTGCCTCCCTCCTTGAGAACTGAAACACTCATTCCCTAGTTGCTGGAAGCTCTCAGCCAAGTGCTTCTctggggattgccctcaggcCAAGACAGCAACTGCAGGCACATTTTTGCCCATTCCTCACCAGTAGCTGTGACTGGTCAATAGGGGGTTTCAGTGCCTGGCCTCCTTGTCTCAAGGTGGGACAATTCTGAAAGGTTATCCTGGCTCTGGGACCTCAGTTAAAcaactcctcccctccctctgacAACATCTACGTCCTTCATTCCCTTGCAGGGCACTTCCAGGGAAATGACCTAACCCACTTACCAAGTTTCAGGTGGGAAGCTTGAGTTTAACATCTTCTTCTCAAACACCCCAGTTACCATCAGATTCATGGTCCGTAAACACTGGCAGTGCTTCAGGCAGAATGAAGACAAAAGCAAATGGATTTCCTCACAAATATTAATGACAACCTTTTGGAAATACCTCATTGCCTGGCTTACAAATACTTCATCTTGAGTCTCATACAAGTGGAAaaacaactccagaaaaaccAGGTGTGATGGAAGCTGTTCACTGCTACCCAGTGTTTCCATCCACTGAAGTATTGTCCATTTCACCTCCAGTGACATTGTACAGTTAAAAGTTTCCTCCAGTTGTTTCATTCGATCTTCATTCAAAAGGCCAAACAAAAAGCATTTCATCTGTAACAAATGGGGGTCTTTATAACTGCTGCTTTCAAGCACCAGCTCCAAATTTTCAAAAGACTGAAGGGAATCGTCCCTGTTGTCCCAATTGCCTTCCAACACATAGAACATTGCTGCAAAAAACTCCTGAATGTGTAGGTGGGTGAACACATAGCAGTTTTCATACTCTGTGTCCTTTTGAAGAATATTTGTGTCTAGGAAAATTGACACATCAGATTTCACTAACCCATGTCTTCTGAGATTTTCCTTGTAAAATACATATGTCATAGTCCATACTCCTCTGGCAGCCAAGTGGCACAGGCTCCTCAGTTGGGTTTGGCTGGGTAGACCAGGAAAGCTTCTATCTACTTGTGTCAACAAGCTAGAGATACAGCAGGCAAACAGAGAAGTGGCTGTCTTGCAAGTCAGCGTGATATCACCACCCTTTTCCATTTGCTGCTCCAGACAATTACAAACGACCCAGCACACTGCGGGGACTTTGCACATGTTAAAAAGCATCACATTGTTTCTTAGGGAACTGAACACTTGCAGGGCCCAACTCTGGTCTTCAAAAAACTGGTAAATATATTCCTGTCTTGCATCCTCAGACATACCTAGTAACTGAATAGAATGCTGATTCTTCAACAAAGGCTTTAGTTTCCTCCAAGCTGTGAGTTTTGTCGTCACCAACAAGGACGACTCAGGGAGCATCACTTTTCTCAGCAAACTACTCATGAGGAAGGACACAGGATGTACCTGGGTCCAGTCTGCGCACAGCACAAACTCAGGCTCCTCAAAGGCAAAGTTCAGTTCATCAAAACTATCAATAATAAAAAGGAGACGACTTGGCTGGGACATAATCCTTTCAATGGGACCTTCTGTGCTGGGCCAGTCCTTtgacagcaactgaacaaagCTTCTCTCTCTCAACTGGTTGATTTCTCTTGCATTGAGATAAAAAACATGGGTAAATTTCTGCTGGTAGAGGTTGCCCTGCGCCCAGTCTAACATCATCATTCTCACCAACGTTGTTTTGCCTATTCCAGCAGCCCCTTGAAGGACCACCGTCTGCGGCTGCTCTTCGGTTCCAACTTCTTCACCAAACAAACGTTCCAACAGTTCTCGGCCTTCCTGAGCAATTTCATGACAGAAATCTTCAGATTTCCCAAGCAAATGGTTCTTATCTAACATGATGCGAAATTTTTCCCTTATTTGAATTCTGTATTCTGCTCCATCACCTAAGTCAGTTAGAAgggagattgaaaaaaaaaaaata
This sequence is a window from Bubalus kerabau isolate K-KA32 ecotype Philippines breed swamp buffalo chromosome 15, PCC_UOA_SB_1v2, whole genome shotgun sequence. Protein-coding genes within it:
- the NLRP14 gene encoding NACHT, LRR and PYD domains-containing protein 14 isoform X4, which codes for MTHLLSSSFFSDFGLLLYLEELNKEELIRFKSLLKNETLEPRSCRIPWSEVKKAKRKDLADLMSKYYPGEQAWKVALSIFGKMNLKDLCERAKAEINWTARAMRTEDTEAREVQGDQEAMLGDGAEYRIQIREKFRIMLDKNHLLGKSEDFCHEIAQEGRELLERLFGEEVGTEEQPQTVVLQGAAGIGKTTLVRMMMLDWAQGNLYQQKFTHVFYLNAREINQLRERSFVQLLSKDWPSTEGPIERIMSQPSRLLFIIDSFDELNFAFEEPEFVLCADWTQVHPVSFLMSSLLRKVMLPESSLLVTTKLTAWRKLKPLLKNQHSIQLLGMSEDARQEYIYQFFEDQSWALQVFSSLRNNVMLFNMCKVPAVCWVVCNCLEQQMEKGGDITLTCKTATSLFACCISSLLTQVDRSFPGLPSQTQLRSLCHLAARGVWTMTYVFYKENLRRHGLVKSDVSIFLDTNILQKDTEYENCYVFTHLHIQEFFAAMFYVLEGNWDNRDDSLQSFENLELVLESSSYKDPHLLQMKCFLFGLLNEDRMKQLEETFNCTMSLEVKWTILQWMETLGSSEQLPSHLVFLELFFHLYETQDEVFVSQAMRYFQKVVINICEEIHLLLSSFCLKHCQCLRTMNLMVTGVFEKKMLNSSFPPETWQRSGSHIFHWWQDLCSVLHTNEHLREVILCHSNLDELAMKIFNQELRHPNCKLQKLRLRFTSFPDICQGISGSLTHNQNLIHLDLKGSDIGDDGVKSLCEALKHPDCKLQNLSLESCDLTTVCCLNISKALVRSQSLLSLNLSTNNLLDDGVKLLCEGLMHPKCNLEKLSLESCGLTVACCEDLSLVLISNKRLTHLCLADNILGDGGVKLMSEALKHPQCILQSLVMVDIGQLLM
- the NLRP14 gene encoding NACHT, LRR and PYD domains-containing protein 14 isoform X2; protein product: MTHLLSSSFFSDFGLLLYLEELNKEELIRFKSLLKNETLEPRSCRIPWSEVKKAKRKDLADLMSKYYPGEQAWKVALSIFGKMNLKDLCERAKAEINWTARAMRTEDTEAREVQGDQEAMLGDGAEYRIQIREKFRIMLDKNHLLGKSEDFCHEIAQEGRELLERLFGEEVGTEEQPQTVVLQGAAGIGKTTLVRMMMLDWAQGNLYQQKFTHVFYLNAREINQLRERSFVQLLSKDWPSTEGPIERIMSQPSRLLFIIDSFDELNFAFEEPEFVLCADWTQVHPVSFLMSSLLRKVMLPESSLLVTTKLTAWRKLKPLLKNQHSIQLLGMSEDARQEYIYQFFEDQSWALQVFSSLRNNVMLFNMCKVPAVCWVVCNCLEQQMEKGGDITLTCKTATSLFACCISSLLTQVDRSFPGLPSQTQLRSLCHLAARGVWTMTYVFYKENLRRHGLVKSDVSIFLDTNILQKDTEYENCYVFTHLHIQEFFAAMFYVLEGNWDNRDDSLQSFENLELVLESSSYKDPHLLQMKCFLFGLLNEDRMKQLEETFNCTMSLEVKWTILQWMETLGSSEQLPSHLVFLELFFHLYETQDEVFVSQAMRYFQKVVINICEEIHLLLSSFCLKHCQCLRTMNLMVTGVFEKKMLNSSFPPETWQRSGSHIFHWWQDLCSVLHTNEHLREVILCHSNLDELAMKIFNQELRHPNCKLQKLRLRFTSFPDICQGISGSLTHNQNLIHLDLKGSDIGDDGVKSLCEALKHPDCKLQNLSLESCDLTTVCCLNISKALVRSQSLLSLNLSTNNLLDDGVKLLCEGLMHPKCNLEKLSLRRCHFTSLSSESLSTSLLHNKSLMHLDLGSNCLQDDGVKLLCDAFRHPSCNLQDLELMGCVLTSACCLDLASAILNNPNLQSLDLGNNDLQDDGVKFLFEALRHPNCNIQRLGLEHCGLTSLCCKDLSSTLSSNQSLIKISLTLNTLEREGIMKLSEVLRSTECKLQVLGLCKEALDEEAQKLLEAVASSNLRLAVKQDCNDHEEEDGSWWRCF
- the NLRP14 gene encoding NACHT, LRR and PYD domains-containing protein 14 isoform X1 — encoded protein: MTHLLSSSFFSDFGLLLYLEELNKEELIRFKSLLKNETLEPRSCRIPWSEVKKAKRKDLADLMSKYYPGEQAWKVALSIFGKMNLKDLCERAKAEINWTARAMRTEDTEAREVQGDQEAMLGDGAEYRIQIREKFRIMLDKNHLLGKSEDFCHEIAQEGRELLERLFGEEVGTEEQPQTVVLQGAAGIGKTTLVRMMMLDWAQGNLYQQKFTHVFYLNAREINQLRERSFVQLLSKDWPSTEGPIERIMSQPSRLLFIIDSFDELNFAFEEPEFVLCADWTQVHPVSFLMSSLLRKVMLPESSLLVTTKLTAWRKLKPLLKNQHSIQLLGMSEDARQEYIYQFFEDQSWALQVFSSLRNNVMLFNMCKVPAVCWVVCNCLEQQMEKGGDITLTCKTATSLFACCISSLLTQVDRSFPGLPSQTQLRSLCHLAARGVWTMTYVFYKENLRRHGLVKSDVSIFLDTNILQKDTEYENCYVFTHLHIQEFFAAMFYVLEGNWDNRDDSLQSFENLELVLESSSYKDPHLLQMKCFLFGLLNEDRMKQLEETFNCTMSLEVKWTILQWMETLGSSEQLPSHLVFLELFFHLYETQDEVFVSQAMRYFQKVVINICEEIHLLLSSFCLKHCQCLRTMNLMVTGVFEKKMLNSSFPPETWQRSGSHIFHWWQDLCSVLHTNEHLREVILCHSNLDELAMKIFNQELRHPNCKLQKLRLRFTSFPDICQGISGSLTHNQNLIHLDLKGSDIGDDGVKSLCEALKHPDCKLQNLSLESCDLTTVCCLNISKALVRSQSLLSLNLSTNNLLDDGVKLLCEGLMHPKCNLEKLSLESCGLTVACCEDLSLVLISNKRLTHLCLADNILGDGGVKLMSEALKHPQCILQSLVLRRCHFTSLSSESLSTSLLHNKSLMHLDLGSNCLQDDGVKLLCDAFRHPSCNLQDLELMGCVLTSACCLDLASAILNNPNLQSLDLGNNDLQDDGVKFLFEALRHPNCNIQRLGLEHCGLTSLCCKDLSSTLSSNQSLIKISLTLNTLEREGIMKLSEVLRSTECKLQVLGLCKEALDEEAQKLLEAVASSNLRLAVKQDCNDHEEEDGSWWRCF
- the NLRP14 gene encoding NACHT, LRR and PYD domains-containing protein 14 isoform X3; the encoded protein is MTHLLSSSFFSDFGLLLYLEELNKEELIRFKSLLKNETLEPRSCRIPWSEVKKAKRKDLADLMSKYYPGEQAWKVALSIFGKMNLKDLCERAKAEINWTARAMRTEDTEAREVQGDQEAMLGDGAEYRIQIREKFRIMLDKNHLLGKSEDFCHEIAQEGRELLERLFGEEVGTEEQPQTVVLQGAAGIGKTTLVRMMMLDWAQGNLYQQKFTHVFYLNAREINQLRERSFVQLLSKDWPSTEGPIERIMSQPSRLLFIIDSFDELNFAFEEPEFVLCADWTQVHPVSFLMSSLLRKVMLPESSLLVTTKLTAWRKLKPLLKNQHSIQLLGMSEDARQEYIYQFFEDQSWALQVFSSLRNNVMLFNMCKVPAVCWVVCNCLEQQMEKGGDITLTCKTATSLFACCISSLLTQVDRSFPGLPSQTQLRSLCHLAARGVWTMTYVFYKENLRRHGLVKSDVSIFLDTNILQKDTEYENCYVFTHLHIQEFFAAMFYVLEGNWDNRDDSLQSFENLELVLESSSYKDPHLLQMKCFLFGLLNEDRMKQLEETFNCTMSLEVKWTILQWMETLGSSEQLPSHLVFLELFFHLYETQDEVFVSQAMRYFQKVVINICEEIHLLLSSFCLKHCQCLRTMNLMVTGVFEKKMLNSSFPPETWQRSGSHIFHWWQDLCSVLHTNEHLREVILCHSNLDELAMKIFNQELRHPNCKLQKLRLRFTSFPDICQGISGSLTHNQNLIHLDLKGSDIGDDGVKSLCEALKHPDCKLQNLRLRRCHFTSLSSESLSTSLLHNKSLMHLDLGSNCLQDDGVKLLCDAFRHPSCNLQDLELMGCVLTSACCLDLASAILNNPNLQSLDLGNNDLQDDGVKFLFEALRHPNCNIQRLGLEHCGLTSLCCKDLSSTLSSNQSLIKISLTLNTLEREGIMKLSEVLRSTECKLQVLGLCKEALDEEAQKLLEAVASSNLRLAVKQDCNDHEEEDGSWWRCF